One part of the Treponema peruense genome encodes these proteins:
- a CDS encoding IS256 family transposase, translating to MKRILEIEENSNSPTIDLLEKAIRARAREVIESLYEDEVQRFLNKTSSIVDKTGNKLVVRNGFHKERTILTTNGYVTVRLPRVDDRALEEKDRFVSKVLPPFARKTPTVEAILSAAYLAGISSNKFSAMLHDVLGKEAKGLSPSVITKLTVKWQAEYDEWRKRDLSGKEYVYVWADGIYVKSRLDGEKTCLLVIIGVTVEGKKELVAVQAGIRESTESWRGVLLDLKFRGLTKAPKLAVCDGALGFQNAVDEIWGQLKIQRCWFHKSMNILDKLPDCVQTQATKMIRDMWQADKRANALKAYDLFIETFGKKYPKATECLEKDKEDLFRFYDYPAEHWAHIRTSNPIESTFATVRLRHKSTKGNGSSAASVAMAFKLCLQAEKNWRRLRGFKQLELVAKNIIFVDGEQMKAA from the coding sequence ATGAAAAGAATACTGGAAATTGAAGAAAATTCCAATAGTCCAACGATTGATTTGCTTGAAAAAGCAATCCGCGCAAGAGCACGTGAAGTAATTGAAAGTCTTTACGAGGATGAAGTTCAGCGTTTTCTTAATAAAACTTCTTCTATCGTAGACAAAACCGGAAACAAACTTGTAGTAAGAAACGGCTTTCACAAAGAACGGACAATTCTTACTACAAACGGTTACGTTACAGTCAGGCTTCCCAGAGTTGATGACCGTGCACTTGAAGAAAAGGATCGCTTTGTAAGCAAAGTCCTTCCTCCGTTTGCAAGAAAAACTCCGACAGTAGAAGCAATACTTTCCGCTGCCTACCTTGCAGGAATTTCTTCAAACAAGTTTTCAGCCATGCTCCATGATGTTCTTGGTAAAGAAGCAAAGGGCCTGAGTCCGTCAGTCATAACAAAGCTTACTGTAAAATGGCAGGCTGAATATGACGAATGGCGCAAACGAGATCTTTCCGGAAAGGAATACGTTTATGTTTGGGCAGACGGAATTTACGTAAAGTCCCGGCTTGACGGTGAAAAGACCTGCCTTCTGGTAATAATTGGCGTAACTGTTGAAGGCAAAAAAGAACTTGTGGCTGTACAGGCCGGAATTCGCGAGTCAACGGAAAGTTGGCGTGGAGTTTTGCTTGATTTGAAATTCCGCGGACTGACAAAAGCACCAAAATTGGCAGTCTGCGACGGAGCGCTTGGGTTTCAAAATGCAGTTGATGAAATCTGGGGCCAGCTAAAAATTCAGAGATGCTGGTTCCACAAGTCCATGAACATTCTGGACAAATTGCCTGACTGTGTGCAGACTCAGGCCACAAAAATGATTCGGGATATGTGGCAGGCAGACAAACGTGCAAACGCCTTGAAAGCCTACGACTTATTTATAGAAACTTTCGGAAAAAAATATCCGAAGGCAACGGAATGTCTTGAAAAAGACAAGGAGGATTTGTTCCGCTTTTATGATTATCCGGCGGAACATTGGGCTCACATTAGAACGTCGAATCCGATTGAATCGACATTTGCAACAGTCAGGTTGCGCCACAAGTCAACAAAAGGAAACGGCTCTTCCGCTGCTTCTGTTGCAATGGCTTTCAAGCTTTGTCTTCAGGCAGAGAAAAACTGGCGACGGCTCAGGGGATTTAAACAACTTGAACTTGTCGCCAAAAATATAATTTTTGTGGACGGTGAACAAATGAAGGCTGCCTGA